One window of Acipenser ruthenus chromosome 52, fAciRut3.2 maternal haplotype, whole genome shotgun sequence genomic DNA carries:
- the LOC117965800 gene encoding GTPase IMAP family member 7-like — protein MAEWGLCGNSLRLVLLGKTGVGKSAAGNALLAKKEFKSSLSDSSVTKDCARGEGEVAGRRVVVVDTPGLFDTKLSNEEVLSEIAKCIQLSYPGPHAFLLVLKVGRSTEEEKKTMQIIQEMFGEDALKYMMVLFTHRDCLDDEQMEDFVNNGPTGFKQLVESCGNRFHAINGKDLKDQEQIKELLEKIENMVKKNDVPFYASEFYEREKKRKETEATLQKEIKDLKKRNEEAMDDLNKKKKEIDDLKKENIKAMDDLEKKKKEIEKLQQEKDEYLKNKRECCIS, from the exons ATGGCGGAGTGGGGCT tGTGTGGAAACTCTCTGAGGCTGGTGCTACTTGGTAAGACTGGTGTTGGAAAGAGTGCAGCAGGAAATGCACTCCTGGCCAAGAAGGAGTTTAAATCTTCACTCAGCGACTCCTCAGTAACAAAGGACTGTGCGAGGGGAGAAGGAGAAGTTGCAGGgagacgtgttgttgtggtcgaCACTCCAGGCTTGTTTGACACAAAGCTCTCCAATGAGGAAGTTCTAAGCGAGATTGCGAAATGCATTCAGCTGTCCTACCCAGGACCCCATGCTTTCCTCCTGGTTTTAAAGGTGGGTCGATCCACTGAGGAAGAGAAGAAAACTATGCAGATAATCCAGGAGATGTTTGGTGAGGATGCTTTGAAATACATGATGGTGCTTTTCACTCATAGGGATTGTCTGGATGATGAACAAATGGAGGATTTTGTTAACAACGGTCCCACAGGCTTCAAGCAGCTGGTAGAGTCGTGTGGGAACAGGTTTCATGCGATCAATGGAAAAGACCTAAAGGATCAGGAGCAGATCAAAGAACTTCTGGAGAAAATAGAGAACATGGTGAAAAAAAACGACGTCCCCTTCTACGCCAGCGAGTTCTACGAGCGAGAGAAGAAAAGAAAGGAAACTGAAGCGACGCTCCAGAAGGAAATTAAAGATCTTAAGAAGAGGAATGAAGAGGCAATGGATGATCTtaacaagaagaagaaagaaattgATGATCTTAAGAAGGAGAATATAAAGGCAATGGATGATcttgagaagaagaagaaagaaattgAAAAGTTGCAACAGGAGAAAGATGAGTACTTAAAGAACAAAAGGGAATGCTGTATATCGTAG